Genomic DNA from Mycobacteroides chelonae CCUG 47445:
GTGTCAAAGTCGTGGTGTGGCACGTCGATCGCGTGGTCATCGGAGAACTCCATGTGCAAATCGCCCTTGTCGTTCCACCTGGCCTCGGTGCACGTTGCACCCGAGATGCTGAAGAGCGGACGCTCCTCATCCAGGATCGCTTTCGGATCGACGCAAACAATTTCCCGTGGCCACCGCCCCGCAGGGGGAAGCGTGAGCCACATCGGCACGGCGATAACCACCTCGTTGTAGTCACCCAGGCTGATTACCAATCCGTCACGGAACATGATCCGCTGGACCGGCAAGCCCTCAATCCATGCTTCGGACATACCTTCACTCTGAACCCGCCCCTCAGCTAGCACAAGGGGTTGACGGCACAAGTTTTATTGTCGAAACTAGTCGAAACGTAAACGGTATTTGTGCTGCCCGCAGACCTGAGCAGCACACTGTTTTGCTTGGCTTTCTCGCCGTTTCCCGACTCCCGCCAAGCCTGCGGCGTCACCGTCGTTGCCGGACGAATTTCGCTTGGGTGCCCTAGCATTCGCTATGAGCTAGCAGCGTGGCTAGCACAGGGGGCGAAAGGGACACCCATGACAGCGGAGCTATCGGAACCCATAGATCAGCCGCGGATCACCCCGCGAGCCGCGCCCACCGCACGCCCTCAACTGCCCCGCAGCGGTGACCTGACCTTTCGCGAACGCGCCATGGTCGAAACCTCCGCACTCACCGACGTGGCCCTACGCACCGTCGGCGCCCTGTCTGTCATGGGAGTCGTGGCCCCGAGCCTCATCATCGACAGGGAATTCGTCGCGCGTGAGCGTGACAACCTGGCCTTTTACGGCGAGCTTGCCGCGGTGGGCGATGCGGACCTTTCCTTCCCGGCACCGGAGACCACACCCGTGGTGTTCTCGCGCCCCGCGGGGCCGCTCGCGCAGGCCCTGGCCAAGGGCAACGTCGAAAACCTGGACTTCGAAAGCCCTTACGTGGCACGCAATCCTGCTCTGCGGGACTACTGGCAACGCTTCCCGCACAACAGCATCGCGCGCGCCCAGCACTGGCGCCACGACGACGGTCCACGCCCCACCCTGTGCGTGATTCACGGGTTCTTCGGGTCGCCGTATCTGCTCAATGGGGTGTTCTTCGCGCTTCCCTGGTTCTTCCGCAACGGTTACGACATCTTGTTGTACACCTTGCCTTTTCACGGACGGCGCGCCGAGAAGTATTCACCGTTCAGCGGAGCCGGGTACTTCAGCCACGGGTTCACCGGCTTCTCAGAGTCGATGTGCCAGGCCGTGCATGACTTCCGGATTTTCGTGAACTATCTGCGCGGCACCGGCGTGGAGCGGATCGGGCTGACGGGATTGTCGCTGGGCGGCTACACCACCGGATTGATCTCCACCGTGGAGCGCCGAATTGATGTCACCATCCCCAATGTTCCCGTGGTCGATGTGAAATCGCTTCTGCACGGCTGGGTTCCGGCCGAACCGACGATCAAGCTGGCCGCCAAGCTGGGCCATCTCGATCAGAACCAGCTGGACGGCGCGCTCTCCTACTCATCACCCCTCACCTATCAACCGGTCGTGCCCAAGGAGCAGCGCCTCATCATCACCGGCCTCGGCGATCGCCTAGCGCCCCCGGAGCAGGCCGAGATGCTGTGGGAACACTGGGATCGCTGTGCGCTGCACTGGTTCCCCGGAAATCACATCCTGCACGTGAACCAGGGCGACTACCTGCGCCGCATGACCGGATTCCTGGATCGGCATCTGAATATTTAACCCTTCACTGCCGATACCAGGCTGATCGAGTTGAACATGTACCACGCGGGTTGGCTCGGCTCCGGCACGGCACGGCCCGAGACATTCAGGTAGTCCAGCAGCTCGGTACGCACGGAATCCCAACCATGGCAATGGAACCAGGTGGACGCTTCGCTGCGCTGCTCGTTGTAGATCAGCGAGAAGAAGTCCGAATTCGCCTGGTCGCCGCTTTCGTTGGCGTCGGCGACCAGCATGTCGAAGACCACATCGGCGTACGTCGTCATCTGCTCGATGCCCACAAAGCTGCCCGGGGCGGCCAGCTGATCAATGGATTCGAAAAGTCGCTCCTGCGCGTCGGCCGGCAGGTAGATCAACAGCCCTTCGACAATCCACGCCGACGGCACCGATGGATCGAAGCCCTTGTCCTGTAGTGCTTTACCCCAGTCCTCGCGCAGGTCGATCGAGATCTCCTGCCGAGATGCCTTGGATTCGGCGCCATGCTCGGCGAGCACCTCGCGCTTGAACTGATGCACGAGCGGCTGGTCCAACTCGAAGATGGTGGTACCCGGCGCCCAGTCGAGTCGATAGGCGCGCGAGTCCAGCCCCGCAGCCAGGATTACCACCTGTTTGACGCCGGCCTCGATCGCCCTGCCGAAGTAACTATCGAAGTAGCGGGTGCGCGCGCCTTGAAAACTCACGAAGTACTGTCCGAATTCCTCTGAACGCAAAGGGTGTTCGGGTAAGCCCCCGGCGACCAGATCGGCCCATTCCCCACCGGCGGCGCGACAGAACACCTCCGCGTACTGATCGACTGCCAGCGGCGCGGGTTTCGTGGCCTCGAGCGCACGGCTGGCTGCCACGAACAGCGCAGTGGAGCCGACGCTGGTGTTGATGTCCCAATTGTCACGATCGGTACGCATGGTCGCGACAATACTCCGCGACTGTGACAACTAGGTTGACATGCGTGGGCGCGCGGATGGCGCGCTAGTAGGCGCCGTCGCTACGTGCCACCGCGCGGAACGTGCGCCACAGGATCGATACGTCGGAGACCATGGACCAGTTCTCGACATAGGACAGATCCAGCCGTACTGCCTCATCCCACGGCAGGTCGGAGCGCCCGCTGACCTGCCACAGACCGGTCATCCCGGGCTTGACCAGCAGCCTGCGCTTGATGACGTCGGTGTACTCCTCGACCTCACGCCGCAGCGGCGGCCGGGGGCCCACCAGGCTCATCTCTCCGCGCAGCACATTGATCAGCTGGGGCAGTTCATCGAGGCTGGTACGGCGCAAGAATCTGCCCACCACGGTGACCCGCGGATCTTCGCGCATCTTGAAAAGCGGTCCGGCGCCGTCATTTTGTGCCAGCAGCGCCGCCACCATCTGGTCTGCGTTCGCCACCATGGACCGGAACTTGATCATGCGGAAGGGCTTGGACCGCACGCCGATGCGCTCGGCCGAGTAGAACACCGGTCCGCGTGATTCCAACTTCACCGCAAGGGCGCAGGCCAGCAGGATCGGGCTGAATCCGATGATGAGCAGGAGCGCGCCGACCCGGTCGAAGAGGACCTTGTGCAGCCGGGACGCACCCTCGTACTGCGGCTCGGCGAGATGAATCAGCGGCACCGACCCGGCGGGCCGCACCCGGACCCGAGGCTGGTCGACATCGAACACACCCGGCGCTACCAGCAGATTGACGCCGATCTCGCTGAGACGCCAGGCGAGCTCCCGCATCTTCTCCGGGCCAAGCTGTTCGGTGGCCGTCACCGCCACCGTGTCCGCACCGGCCTCCAGCACTGCCGCGACGATCCGGTTCTCCGAACCCAGGATGGGGATGACCCGGTCGATGACCTCGATGTTCTGGCCCGGCGCACCCAGATATCCGGGGACGCACACACCCACCACGCGGTATCCGAGCGCGGTGTCACGCCCGAAGGCCTCGGCAAGGTTGAGCGCCGCGGCATCCCCGCCGAGTACCACCACCCTGAAGATCTGCTTACCGCGTGCACGCTGCCGGTTGAGCCAGGTCCGGCTGATCTTCCGATTGAGCAGCAGGAACACGATCCCCACGATGAGCGCCATCCCCAGCGCGAAACGCGAGACGTTGAACTTGAACAGCACGCTGACAATGGCGAAGAGACCGAACATGTGGAATGTCGCGCGCAGCACCCGCTGGTACTCCTCGCCGCCGCTGCCCATGAGGTGCAGATCCCTGCTGCGGTACACACCGAGCAGCAGCGCCCAGTAGCAGAAAAAGCCAATCCGGATCCACAGCTCGGCGGGAGTCATCGGATTCGTCGCGTTACGCAGTTCGACCCAGGTCCAGCCGGCACCCGCGACGATGGCGGTATCGGAGATCAGCAGCCACCGGCTGTACTGCTCGCCCCACCTCGCTGCGCGGTGCCCCGCGGAGGTCTGACCGACTGCCGATGGGGACCGACGGGGGCGCCGCACGCTGCCGATCCGGCCCCTCAGCCGGGTCGTTGCAGACGAGCCCTCGTTCACCGCGACCACGCGCGTGTCCTCTCAGAACAGCCCCAACAGCAAATACAAAAGTGCTCGTTTCAAGAGCCGTCGGGCGTGGAAGTCTCGGCACAACCCGACGATGAGAACCCTCGTGCAAACGACCGGTATTTCGCGCCCCTAGAAAGGAAACGTCCGTTACCAGTTTTCGTACCGGGGGAAATCTAACTATTGGGGCACCATCTGGCAACACCAAAGCCACCCGCTTCCGCAATTGTGGCCAGCGTCACTATGGCGATGAGGCAAATGTGCGGGGCGTACAGATCACGCACGATCAAGATCCCGCACTTTTGGCTTTGTACTGCGTAAACGGCGGATTTGATCACCCGCCGTAAAGTTCGCTGCGTACATTGTTAACTCACGGCGTGAGGCACCCCTTGTAGATCCAGCAATGACTAGATCCACTTCTGTCAATGGCGGTGCAACACATCTGTCACAACCCGAGCCCTCCGCGCAGCGTGCATCCGCGCCCACCAGCCCACACACCGAGCACGCGGACAGTTTTGCTCATAACTAGACGTCGAATTCAATAAATTTGGGTAACACTCTTAACCACATGGTCACGAAGAAGATGGGGCTCAGGAGGCGCCGCTAACAAGATCCGCATGTTAGCTCGACGATTGATCAGACCAGATCGCGACCGGTGCGAATTCTCCAGTTGAGGTCGATCATCAGGGCGTTGAAGGGGAAACGACGCAGCGCATTGGGCAGCAGGCGATTGGCGAGGCCAAGGAGCGTGACGACAGCGCCGAAGATTCGCTGGCGTGCCGGGCTCCAGGGCAGCCTCATCTCGTCCCGGAACCGCTGCGGCAAGAATCCCGTCGAGATGAGTCTCGAGAAGGCACCCACCGGCCTTCGCATGAACCGTGGAACCGCAATCGACGCCGACACGATCCGGTACAGATAAGGCCGGACGTGATCATCGATATGAACCTGATCCAGGGACTGCTGCCAGTACGCGTCGAACTCCGCACACGACTTCGGCCACATCGCCAGCGGCATCTGCAGCGTGGTTCCCATGACGGCGCCTTCTTGCAGGCACCGCTCGGCCATATCGTGCGTCATCGGACCCACAAAGGTTTCGTACACATCGACGAATCCCTTGTAGAGACAGATCGCCACCCACTTCTGCAAGTCCGGGTCGAAGGCGTTGTACTGCACGGCGTCTCCGGGAGCCGATCGCACCTGCGCATGCGATCGATTGGTGGCCTTGCGAAATGCCGCCTTCTGCTCGGGGCTGCCCATGGTGGCCACCGCCAGGTAGGTGAACGTGGTGCGCGCCCGCTTGACGGGGTGCAGATCGGCGCGCCCGCTCTCAACCTTGCTGTCGACGACGCCGTATCCCACACCGGGGCGCGCCAACTGCATGACGATGTTGGCCGGGCCTGCCAGTAGAGCCAGCCCCATCATGTTGTCGACCATGGTGGGCTGGCGCCGCCACGACCACCCCGGCGAGAGGCGCGCAGCCGGTGGCACCGGCTCGTCGCGACGACTCCGGGTACCCGGACCTCCGTCGCCGACGGTCGATTCGTCCACTTCAGACACCCGCTCGATTGTCACCGTTGACCCCTTCAATCTGCGAACGATTGTTCTCAAATATCTTCCAACGGGGTGCCACCTGTCAAGATGTACTGGTGACGTCATCGCGGGTCTATGGGGGCGTGCAAGCCCCTGATCGCCAGGCCGAGCGTCGGAACCGGCTCCTGGAGGCGGGCCTCGATCTGTTGACGTCCGGTCCCGTACCGAATGTGACGGTCCGCGGCGTGTGCAAACAGGCCGGCGTGGTCGCCCGGTACTTCTACGAAAACTTCACCGATCTGGACGAGCTCACGGCGCAGGTGTACGACGGCGTGATCGGTGAGGTCGCCACCTCGACCCAGAAGGCCGTGGACGCCGCACCGCTGCGTAAGAAGACCGCGGCGGGTATCGCCAACATCGTGCACGTCATCGCCGCCGATCCCCGAATCGGCCACCTGCTCTTCGGTAGCAATCCGGCCAATTCGGTAATCGCACAACGCCGTAGCGCAGCAGAGCAGCTATTTACGACGCTCTCCGGTCAGCACTTGAACAAGACGTATCAGCTACCCAACGATGAATCGATGCGTGCCGCAGCGTATTTCGCCGTCGGTGGCGTCGGCCAGACGCTCGCGGCCTGGGTATCCGGCCAGCTGAAGCTGAGCTCGGACGAACTCATCGCCATTCTGACCCGGCTCCTCGAGCCGATCAGGCGGTAGCGACCTCCCTCGGAGTGCGCTCGGCGGCCGTCTTCGGCGCGACAGCCACATCCGCAGCAGTAAATTCCTTTGTCCAGCACGCGAATTCCAAAGTAATTCCATCGGGATCAAGGAAGTAGAACGACCGCACGTAAACGCCCGGGTGCAGCTCCCTGGATACCTGAAACTCGCTCTCGTCATGATTGAGAATGGGCCCCACCCGTACGCCCTTGGACTTGAGCTTGACGCGGTACTCATCGAACTTCTCGGCGGGAACATGCAACGAGATGTGGTTCATGGAGCTCACGGCGCTCACGATGTCGCCGATTCCCGGAATGGCGGGCGGAGCCGAGATGCCCGGGACACCGTCCGGCGCGTCCTTGAACCAGAAGAATGCCAGGCTGTCGCCACCCCCGGCATCGAAGAAGAAGTGCTGCCCCTGCCCCATGGGCAGATCGAGCGACTTGATGAGCGGCATGCCCAGCACGTTGGTGTAGAAATCCACGGTGCGCGCCATGTCCGAACACACAAGCGCCACATGGTTGAACCCGCCGAACTCGAACTCGGAGTTGGGGTTGTTCGGTTTGATCATCGTCACGGGGAGCCTCCTTGATCCGACCGCATGACTGTCTTGCGCTTTACGCTAATCTGAATCTAACATCAGATTCAGAAACGGGTCAATACTCATTCGGCGAGAAAGGGACGTCGTGGTCCAACCCACCGTGCGAGGCCGTCAAACCCAGGCCGCGATCGATGAGGCCGCCCGAACTGTCATAGCCCGCAAGGGAATACTCGCCACCACCGTTGCCGATATCGCCACCGAGGCGGGGCGGTCCACGGCCTCGTTCTACAACTACTACGACTCCAAAGAGGCGATGGTCGCGCAGTGGGCCATGCGATTTCGCACCGAGGCGCAGGAACGGGTATCTGCGGTCATCGGGCACGGGCGCTCCAACAAGCAGCGCGCGCGAGATATCGCCACCGCGCACTGGCTCACCTGGCGCCACCAGCTCGCCGAGATGATCAGCGTGTCGCAGCTGGCCATGATCAACGCCGAATTCGCCGAGTTCTGGAATCAGATGTGTTCCGAGCCCATCGATTTCCTGACCACCACCATCAAACGCGCACAGCGCGACGGATACAGCCCCGGCAATGATCCGCACCTCATGGCCAGCGCCATTGTCTCGATGATGAACCAGTTCGCCTACAACCAGCTCAGCCAGGGCAATGCCGCCACCGTCGACGACGATGCCTGCATCGACACCCTGGCCGGAATCTGTTATCGCGCCATCTATTCCAAGGAGGTCTGCTGAATGCCCACCGAAGTGACCGTCGAGCGAGAGTTTGTCGGGCTGCCATCGCCCACCGCGGGGCGCAACGGCGCCGGCGGACATCCATGCCAGGGGCTGTACCACCGGGCCGCGGGTACCCGGCCCAAGATCGCCTTCATCGCCACCCACTATCAGATCGACTTCTCGGAGCACTACATCGCCGAATACCTGGCGCGGCACGGATACGGTTTCCTGGGCTGGAACACCCGATTCCGGGGGTTCGAAAGCCACTTCCTGCTCGACCACGCCCTGGTGGACATCGGCGTGGGCGTGCGCTGGCTACAGGAGCAGGCGGGCGTGGAAACCGTGCTGCTGCTGGGAAATTCCGGAGGCGGCTCGCTCATGGCGGCGTATCAGTCGCAAGCGGTGGCTCCCAAGGTGACACCCCTGGAGGGCATGCGTCCCGCGGAGGGACTGGACACGCTACCCGCAGCATCGGGCTACGTCGCCAGCGCCGCACACCTGGGCCGACCCGACGTGCTGACCGACTGGATGGACGCCTCGGTCATCGATGAAAGCGACCCGACTTCCACCGACCCGGCCCTGGACCTGTTCAACGAGGACAACGGCCCGGCCTACTCCCCCGCTTTCGTCACCAAGTACCGCGAAGGACAGGTGGCGCGTAACCACCGGATCACCGCATGGGCGCTCGACGAACTCGCCCGCGTGCGCGCCGACGGTTTCAGCGACCGCGCCTTCACCGTGCACCGGACCTGGGCAGACCCTCGCATGGTCGATCCCACCCTGGAGCCCACCAAACGCCCGGCCAACCTCTGCTACGCAGGTGTGCCGGTAAAGGCCAACCGCTCTACTTTCGGAATCGGTTGTGCCACCACACTGAAAAACTGGCTCGGCATGTGGAGCTTGTCGCACGCGCAGACCCGGGCCGAACCACATCTTGCCGATGTCACCGTTCCTGCCCTGGTCATCAACGCCGACGGCGATACCGGGGTCTTTCCGTCGGATGCTCAACACATCTACGACGCACTGGGCTCGACCGATAAGTCCCAAGCCTCCGTCGACGCCGACCACTACTTCCAGAACCCCGGAGCCCGCCAGGAGCAGGCAGATACGATTGCAGAGTGGGCAAGCAAGCGGTGGGAGTAAAGGTCCTCGCCCACTTTCCGGGCGGCCCACGCGTCCGCGAACAGCTTGCACCGCACGCCGATTGGCTTGACGTGCGCTTCTGCGCCGAGGACGATGACGACACCTTCTACGCCGAGCTACCGCATGCCGAGGTGCTGTGGCATGTGCTTCGGCCGCTCTCTGCCGATGACGTCGCGAAGGGCGCACGGTTGCGGCTGATCCACAAGTTCGGTGCGGGGGTGAACACCATCGCGCTAGATGCCGCGTCCGCGCAGGGGGTGGCCGTCGCCAACATGCCGGGCGCGAACGCGCCCTCGGTCGCCGAGGGCGCGCTATTGCTCATGCTCGCCGCACTGCGGCAACTGCCGCGACTGGACCGGGACATCCGCGCTGGTCGCGGGTGGCCCACCGATCAGTCCCTGGGCGACACTGTGCGCGATATCGGCTCCTGCACAGTCGGATTGGTGGGATACGGCAACATCGCCAAGACGCTGGAACAGATCCTGCTGGCGATGGGCGCCCGTGTCTTGCACACCAGCACCCGCGACGACGGTTCCGCGGGCTGGCGCAGCCTGGATGACCTGTTGACCAGCAGCCATATCGTGTCGCTGCATCTCCCGCTGACCGAGGCCAGCGCTGGCCTCCTCGACGCCGCGGCCCTGGCCCGGATGAAACCCGGATCGGTCCTGGTGAACACCTCACGCGGCGCAGTCGTCGACGAGACGGCACTGATCGACGCGCTGCGACAAGGCCCCCTGGGGACGGCGGGACTGGATGTCTTTGCACAGGAACCGATCTCGCCGGACAACCCCTTGCTGACCCTGCCCAATGTGGTGCTCACACCACACGTCACATGGTTCACCGCAGACACCATGACGCGCTATCTGGAGCACGCCATAGACAACTGCCGGCGTATACATGAGGGACTGCCGCTAGCTGACCGCGTGCGCTAGGCTAGCGCCCGGAGATTTACACTAGAGAGTATTCGTAAACGAACCACAATGGCGTGGGAGGACGAATGGGAACAGCTGTACAGCTCGCGGGCAAGGTCGTCGCCATCACCGGCGGAGCACGCGGAATCGGCCGGGCCATCGCCACGGCGTTCGCCGCAGAAGGCGCGAAGGTGGCGATCGGCGATATCGACAAGAAGTTGTGTGAGAACACCGCGGCGGAGATCGGTAACGGCACCATCGGCCTGCCACTCGACGTCACCGATTACGGCAGCTTCGAAGCCTTCTTAGACACCATCGCGGCCACCGTGGGGCCCGTCGATGTGATCGTGAACAACGCGGGCATCATGCCGATCACACCGTTCGGGGAAGAGTCGCTGGAATCCATCCAACGTCAGCTGGATATCAACGTGCGCGGCGTCATGTGGGGCAGCCAGCTCGCCATCGCGCGGATGAAACCGCGTGGTGGCGGCGTGATCGTCAACATCGCGTCGGCGGCGGGCAAGATGGGCGTGCCCGGTCTCGCCACGTATTGCGCGACGAAATGGGCCGTGGTCGGTCTCTGTGAGTCGCTGACCCTCGAACTCAAGGACGACAACATCTCCGTCGTCTGCGTGATGCCCGGCGTCGTCAACACCGAGCTGGTGGCCGGTCTCGAAGAACACTGGCTACTGGGAATCGTTCAGCCCGAAGACATTGCCGCCGGTGTGCTCAAGGCCGTACGAAAAGGCAAGTTCCCCGTCATGGTGCCCAAGAAACTGGGCCCGCTGCTGCGGACAACGGCCATGCTGCCCCGGGCGCTGTACGGTCCCGCCGCGCGATCGCTGGGGATGGACCACTTCATGCTCGACGCCCATGGCACGTCGGCGCGTGCCGCATACGAGAACCGCGCCAGCCACAGCGAGCCCAGCGCCGACTAGTTAGGAAGCAACCAATGCCTATCGCCATCAACAGTGAGCATGTAGCACTTGCAGATTCGGCGCACGCGTTCGTCGAACGTGTGGTGCCCTCCGAGCTGCTGCACGAGACCCTCGAAACGCCTCTGCCGTGGCCTCCCCCGTTCTGGAAGGCCGCTGCCGATCAGGGTCTTACCTCCGTACACCTCGCCGAATCCGTTGGCGGCCAGGGATTCGGCGCACTGGAGCTGGCGATTGTGGTGGCCGAGTTCGGGCGGGGCGCCGTGCCCGGGCCATTCGTCCCGTCGGTGATCGCGAGCGCGCTGATCAGCGGCCACGATCCCGAGCACCCGCTGCTGGGCGACCTGGCCTCCGGCGCGTCCATCGCCACCTTCGCCTCCACGTCGTCGTTCAACGGTACGGCCTCCGGCGACGGCCTCACCGTCGATGGGCAGGCTCGTTCGGTACTGACGGCGGCATCAGCGGCCTATGTGGTGGCCCCGGTTTCGGTCGGTGCCGATCGAGTGTGGGTGGTTCTGAGCGCCGATGACGTCACCCTCGCACCGCAGCAGAGCGTGGACCGGCTGCGACCGGTCGCCCATGTGACGGCCTCCGCGGTCCAGGTACCCGCCGATCGCGTGCTGACCAACCTCACCGACGCCCGGGCCACCAGCATCATCTCCACGATTGTGTCGGCCGAGGCCGTCGGCGTGGCCCGCTGGGCCACCGACATCGCCTCCGAATACGCCAAGGTGCGTGAGCAATTCGGCCGCCCCATCGGGCAGTTCCAGGGCA
This window encodes:
- a CDS encoding VOC family protein, which codes for MIKPNNPNSEFEFGGFNHVALVCSDMARTVDFYTNVLGMPLIKSLDLPMGQGQHFFFDAGGGDSLAFFWFKDAPDGVPGISAPPAIPGIGDIVSAVSSMNHISLHVPAEKFDEYRVKLKSKGVRVGPILNHDESEFQVSRELHPGVYVRSFYFLDPDGITLEFACWTKEFTAADVAVAPKTAAERTPREVATA
- a CDS encoding alpha/beta hydrolase family protein, translated to MTAELSEPIDQPRITPRAAPTARPQLPRSGDLTFRERAMVETSALTDVALRTVGALSVMGVVAPSLIIDREFVARERDNLAFYGELAAVGDADLSFPAPETTPVVFSRPAGPLAQALAKGNVENLDFESPYVARNPALRDYWQRFPHNSIARAQHWRHDDGPRPTLCVIHGFFGSPYLLNGVFFALPWFFRNGYDILLYTLPFHGRRAEKYSPFSGAGYFSHGFTGFSESMCQAVHDFRIFVNYLRGTGVERIGLTGLSLGGYTTGLISTVERRIDVTIPNVPVVDVKSLLHGWVPAEPTIKLAAKLGHLDQNQLDGALSYSSPLTYQPVVPKEQRLIITGLGDRLAPPEQAEMLWEHWDRCALHWFPGNHILHVNQGDYLRRMTGFLDRHLNI
- a CDS encoding DUF6188 family protein, giving the protein MSEAWIEGLPVQRIMFRDGLVISLGDYNEVVIAVPMWLTLPPAGRWPREIVCVDPKAILDEERPLFSISGATCTEARWNDKGDLHMEFSDDHAIDVPHHDFDTAWEIYGKYHGYVASLPRGKVRVVRHDVPEEAGA
- a CDS encoding TetR/AcrR family transcriptional regulator, translating into MVQPTVRGRQTQAAIDEAARTVIARKGILATTVADIATEAGRSTASFYNYYDSKEAMVAQWAMRFRTEAQERVSAVIGHGRSNKQRARDIATAHWLTWRHQLAEMISVSQLAMINAEFAEFWNQMCSEPIDFLTTTIKRAQRDGYSPGNDPHLMASAIVSMMNQFAYNQLSQGNAATVDDDACIDTLAGICYRAIYSKEVC
- a CDS encoding TetR/AcrR family transcriptional regulator, with the protein product MVTSSRVYGGVQAPDRQAERRNRLLEAGLDLLTSGPVPNVTVRGVCKQAGVVARYFYENFTDLDELTAQVYDGVIGEVATSTQKAVDAAPLRKKTAAGIANIVHVIAADPRIGHLLFGSNPANSVIAQRRSAAEQLFTTLSGQHLNKTYQLPNDESMRAAAYFAVGGVGQTLAAWVSGQLKLSSDELIAILTRLLEPIRR
- a CDS encoding oxygenase MpaB family protein; its protein translation is MTIERVSEVDESTVGDGGPGTRSRRDEPVPPAARLSPGWSWRRQPTMVDNMMGLALLAGPANIVMQLARPGVGYGVVDSKVESGRADLHPVKRARTTFTYLAVATMGSPEQKAAFRKATNRSHAQVRSAPGDAVQYNAFDPDLQKWVAICLYKGFVDVYETFVGPMTHDMAERCLQEGAVMGTTLQMPLAMWPKSCAEFDAYWQQSLDQVHIDDHVRPYLYRIVSASIAVPRFMRRPVGAFSRLISTGFLPQRFRDEMRLPWSPARQRIFGAVVTLLGLANRLLPNALRRFPFNALMIDLNWRIRTGRDLV
- a CDS encoding 2-hydroxyacid dehydrogenase → MGKQAVGVKVLAHFPGGPRVREQLAPHADWLDVRFCAEDDDDTFYAELPHAEVLWHVLRPLSADDVAKGARLRLIHKFGAGVNTIALDAASAQGVAVANMPGANAPSVAEGALLLMLAALRQLPRLDRDIRAGRGWPTDQSLGDTVRDIGSCTVGLVGYGNIAKTLEQILLAMGARVLHTSTRDDGSAGWRSLDDLLTSSHIVSLHLPLTEASAGLLDAAALARMKPGSVLVNTSRGAVVDETALIDALRQGPLGTAGLDVFAQEPISPDNPLLTLPNVVLTPHVTWFTADTMTRYLEHAIDNCRRIHEGLPLADRVR
- a CDS encoding sugar transferase, producing MVAVNEGSSATTRLRGRIGSVRRPRRSPSAVGQTSAGHRAARWGEQYSRWLLISDTAIVAGAGWTWVELRNATNPMTPAELWIRIGFFCYWALLLGVYRSRDLHLMGSGGEEYQRVLRATFHMFGLFAIVSVLFKFNVSRFALGMALIVGIVFLLLNRKISRTWLNRQRARGKQIFRVVVLGGDAAALNLAEAFGRDTALGYRVVGVCVPGYLGAPGQNIEVIDRVIPILGSENRIVAAVLEAGADTVAVTATEQLGPEKMRELAWRLSEIGVNLLVAPGVFDVDQPRVRVRPAGSVPLIHLAEPQYEGASRLHKVLFDRVGALLLIIGFSPILLACALAVKLESRGPVFYSAERIGVRSKPFRMIKFRSMVANADQMVAALLAQNDGAGPLFKMREDPRVTVVGRFLRRTSLDELPQLINVLRGEMSLVGPRPPLRREVEEYTDVIKRRLLVKPGMTGLWQVSGRSDLPWDEAVRLDLSYVENWSMVSDVSILWRTFRAVARSDGAY
- a CDS encoding SDR family oxidoreductase, producing the protein MGTAVQLAGKVVAITGGARGIGRAIATAFAAEGAKVAIGDIDKKLCENTAAEIGNGTIGLPLDVTDYGSFEAFLDTIAATVGPVDVIVNNAGIMPITPFGEESLESIQRQLDINVRGVMWGSQLAIARMKPRGGGVIVNIASAAGKMGVPGLATYCATKWAVVGLCESLTLELKDDNISVVCVMPGVVNTELVAGLEEHWLLGIVQPEDIAAGVLKAVRKGKFPVMVPKKLGPLLRTTAMLPRALYGPAARSLGMDHFMLDAHGTSARAAYENRASHSEPSAD
- a CDS encoding class I SAM-dependent methyltransferase, with amino-acid sequence MRTDRDNWDINTSVGSTALFVAASRALEATKPAPLAVDQYAEVFCRAAGGEWADLVAGGLPEHPLRSEEFGQYFVSFQGARTRYFDSYFGRAIEAGVKQVVILAAGLDSRAYRLDWAPGTTIFELDQPLVHQFKREVLAEHGAESKASRQEISIDLREDWGKALQDKGFDPSVPSAWIVEGLLIYLPADAQERLFESIDQLAAPGSFVGIEQMTTYADVVFDMLVADANESGDQANSDFFSLIYNEQRSEASTWFHCHGWDSVRTELLDYLNVSGRAVPEPSQPAWYMFNSISLVSAVKG